Genomic segment of Caproiciproducens sp. NJN-50:
TAGACCTGCGTAAAAATCGTAATCGGAAGCTGAACGCTTAAAAGCATCTGGGAATAGATCAGCCCCTGGAAGGGGGAAGAAATCAGGAAAATCACCGCCGCCGCGGGCACCATGGTCAGCAGGACGCCGGCTTTGGAGTGGCTGTCCGAAATATCGTACGGCTCCGAAAAAATTCCGGCGAAGATGCTTCCGCCCGCCATGCCCGCCGTGATGCTGGAAGAAATCCCCGCGAACAAAAGCGCCAGCGCGAAGACAATGGAAGCCGCGTTTCCCAGAAGAGGGCGAAGCATCTCCTGCGCCTGATCCAGTTCGTCCACCTGCTGCGAATGCTGGAAAAAAGTCGCCGCGGCCGTCAGAATCATCGCGCTGTTGATCGCCCAGCCGATCAGCATGGAAAACAGCGTATCTCCAAACTCATATTTGAGCTGCCTGCGGATCACAGTTTCGTCCTGAAGGTTCCATTGGCGGCTTTGAATGACCTCGGAATGCAGGAACAGATTATGCGGCATCACAACCGCACCGAGCACGCTCATGATGACCGGCATGGAGCCGGCGGGAAAAGCCGGGGTCACCCAGCCGATCCCCGCGGCGGTCCAATCGACACGCACCATATGCAGCTCATAAACAAAGGCAAATCCAATCAGCGAAACAAAGGCGATGATGATCTTTTCAATTTTCCGATAGGAATTTGTAAACTGAAGCCAGAGGACAAACACAAGGACCAAAATGGCTCCGGCTTTGACCGGAAGGCCGAACAGCATCTGCAGGGCGATGGCGCCGCCGAGCAGCTCCGCCATCGCCGTGGAAACGGCGGCGCCCATCGCGCTGATCAGGATGACGTTTTTCAGCGCGGCCGGAAGGTATTCCGTCGCCGCCTCCGACAGGCACTTCCCCGTAACGATGCCGAGGTGAGCCGCATTATGCTGAAGCAGAATCAGCATCAGCGTGGAAAGCGTAACCATCCACAAAAGGCCATACCCGTACCCGGACCCGGCCGCGATATTGGAAGCCCAGTTTCCCGGGTCGATAAACCCAACCGTGACCAGCATCCCGGGACCGATATAACGAAAGAAGTCAATCGCCGTCAGCCTGGGGTGATGATTCCCTGAAAACCATTTGGAAAAAAGATGCATAACCAGCCTCCTTCTGTTTAACTATACACTCTTTCAGGCTTTCCTTCAAGCACAAAACGGCCCCGCCCAACCGGGCGGGGCCATAGCTTTGCCGGATTCAGTTGTTTTTGTTCAGACCGACGGCATTCAGGACGATCGTTCCGATCCCGCAGATGGTCACAACAATTCCGACGACAAGACCGGATATGCTGAGTCCCTTCGACATTAAAATCACCTCTGGTCCATTTTACCCCAAAATAGATCCGGTGTGCAAGGCTTGCGGTCAGCTCTTTGCACTTCCGCCGAGAATCACAACAGCAGAAAGTGTTTGACCGTCCGGCTGATAGACGATCTTCAAAATCGTTCCCTCCTGAATATCCGACAGGGAGGCCGTCGTTTCACCGGTTTGCTGTGATGCCGCAGAACTTTCTCCGGATGATGTTTCCTGGGAACCGCGTTCCCTTCCCATCTCCTGTTTGGACAGAACGCTTTCATCGGAGACGGTGATGGTTTTTGTTTCACCCGTCAAAGTCAGCAGGTTGTCAAAACCGCCTTTTGGGTCAGACCCTGATGCATTTCCCGTTCCGGAAGCCGCACCCTCCGGACGCGCTCCGCTTTTCCCTTCCGGCAGGCTGCCGCCGGACCCCTGACGCTCCCGGGAACCGCCGGGAGCGGATCCGCTTGCGTCCCCGTTTCCCCCGTCAGGCCCTTGGCCGCTGCCGGCCTGATCCTTCGGTCCGCCCCGTACGTTCAGCGTCCCCACTGATAAAGTGATCTTTTCTCCGTCAACCGCAGTTACCTTTCCATAAATCGTATTCTGGTCCCCGGAACTGGTGGAGGCGCTTTCGTCCGCCTGTGTGGAGGACGCCGCGGATGAGGCGCTCGTCTGTGCCGAAGAGCAGGCACTGGTGCCAATCAAACAGGCAAAAGCCAAAAGAAGGGTCCCGGTTCGAAAACGATTCCATTTTTTCATTGTTACAGCTCCTATTCACAGGTAAATTTTTCCTGAATTCTTTCACAAGAATACAATCCGGTTATGAAAGACGGATGAACAGACCCTGAGAGTTGCATGAAAAAGGAATCATCGGGCAAAGTTCCGAACTCGGCGGCATGATTCCGGCCCGGCCCGGCCCGATTCCATAAAAAACTCCCTCCGAAGAAACTTCGGAGGGAGTTTTAAGCGAAACCACCTGCGATGAACTTACGCCAGCGCGACAAGTCTGGCGCTGGTTCCCCCTGCTTTGGCACCGTTTTGCACCGTTACCTTCGTGCAAACGTTTCCGCCGCCGGATACGGAAAAGGTGACGGAAGCCGTTCCGGCCGCCTGGCCCGAGATCCTGTACAGAAGCATATTTCCGCTTTTCTTCAAAAACTGCACGGAAACACAGGACTGATCGGAAGAAGCCCAGATCGTATTGTCACCGACTCCCTTCGCCGTGACCCCTATGACATAAGTTCCGCCTGGAGCCATGGTATAAGACGATGTATCCATTGTGATGCCCGCCGAAACATCGGCAATCATCTTCTGCCCGCCGATATCGATCGTCACCTGGCCTTTTCCCGTCCCTGTGACAGGATAAATCCACGCGGGATTCCCGGCGCCGTCTTTCACGGCTGTTCCCGCGCCGACGGTTGCGACGGACGAATTATAGGACAGCGCGTACGGGGCGGTCGAAGAGGAGGTCCGCGCAAGCACGCAGTACCGGTCCCCCGTTAAAATGGAAACCGTCGAAGTGTCAAGCGCGACCGATCCGTCGGAACTGCTGTTGGAATCATCCGAATACCCGGTCGAAACGACACAGGAATCGGATTTGTAATCCCCCAAACGATCTCCGTGCGCATCCACCAGATATGCGATCAGCGTTGCCTTGTACATTCCCTTGGCGGAAGACAGGGCGGTCACCTTGCACGAAAGCCCGCCGGAATCCGTCGACTTGGAGAAAGCGGAGGTATCCCCATACAGCTCCCAGACCAGCTTCGTGCCGGTTGCGAAATCCGAGAAATCCGGCTCAACATGCGCTTTGA
This window contains:
- a CDS encoding Nramp family divalent metal transporter — translated: MHLFSKWFSGNHHPRLTAIDFFRYIGPGMLVTVGFIDPGNWASNIAAGSGYGYGLLWMVTLSTLMLILLQHNAAHLGIVTGKCLSEAATEYLPAALKNVILISAMGAAVSTAMAELLGGAIALQMLFGLPVKAGAILVLVFVLWLQFTNSYRKIEKIIIAFVSLIGFAFVYELHMVRVDWTAAGIGWVTPAFPAGSMPVIMSVLGAVVMPHNLFLHSEVIQSRQWNLQDETVIRRQLKYEFGDTLFSMLIGWAINSAMILTAAATFFQHSQQVDELDQAQEMLRPLLGNAASIVFALALLFAGISSSITAGMAGGSIFAGIFSEPYDISDSHSKAGVLLTMVPAAAVIFLISSPFQGLIYSQMLLSVQLPITIFTQVYLTSSKRVMGKYVNSPMDRVLLWTTGGIVTALNLALLVSAL